The Williamwhitmania sp. genomic sequence AAGTGGTTAAGCGAAACGCCTCCTGCATCTCTTTCAGCTGTTGAATGCCCACCATCTTTCCTAGCATGGGAAAGCGCTGCTGCACCAAGGCCGCAAGCTGAGCAATCCGGATGGTGGGGAAATTTTGTGGTCTGGTTTTGGCGAATTTCCAGAGTGAAACATCTATTGGAACAAGGTTGTGCTTCTGCTGCAGGTATCTAAACTCCCTTACCAGAAGTTGCGCATATGTATCGTTGATATCGCACTGCTCCAAAAAGCCGGCCTGACCAAATAGCAACGCCTCCACCTGAACTAAGCTATTGGAATAGCGCCTCAGCAGCGAGTAGGAAATCTGCTTGGCAAGCATTTCGAACGGAAGTGCATTGATGGAGGAGCCAAAGCTCCTAGCAACGTAGCGGTAGAACACCTCCTCCCAGTCACCCTTGAGCGATTCGGCCAACAGGTTGATTTCGCGGATTCGAACCTGCAATCGCTCGGCAGCCAAGGTATCGAGCCACGACTGAACCGACAACATGTTCACCCTATTAATAAAAGGGGTACAGGGAATCTTGCTATCGGAATACTGCAGCTGCCAGAAACGCTCCTCCAGAAAACTGTCGGGAACAACAACTAGCGTTTCTAACTCACGGCCATCGAGCGTTATGGCTCTATAGTTATTCCTAACAACCACGTGCAAAATCACGTTGTTGTAGGCGCCATCGCGGTGGTGGCCATGCCGCTCCCAGTCTATGGCATCCACGTGAATCTCCACATTCCCGGCCCACAGCACACCTTCGAGCTTTATCTTGGCATTGAAAAAATCGGGGCCAGCATTGTGATTCTCCTCACCGGGGGAAACTATCTCGAGCAACTTACCGGAAACAGTGGTTAGTTGGGACTCCGAAAAGAGCCGAAATTTCCATATAAATTTTACAAGATCTTCGTTAGCCATGGCACCAAGAGATTTGTAAAACAGCAAATTACAAAAAAAACAAAAATGCAACCCCTCCTTTTGCTACTTTTTTTGTAAACTTGCACTCCGAAAATATTCGGGGTGTAGCGCAGTCCGGTTAGCGCGCCACGTTCGGGACGTGGAGGCCGTGGGTTCGAATCCCGCCACCCCGACACAAAAGGCCAAAAATATTAAGGTTGACAATTGGAACGCTCTTGTGGCAATGCTGCAAGAGCGTTTTCTTGTAATTAGTGACTGGTGACAGAAAAGTGACGAGTTACGGGTTACAGGAAAGAAAATTTATCCTTGGAGTGAAGGTGAACACTGATTACCGTCTGTATAACTAGATGCATAGATAACCCCACGAGCGAGCGGCGGCCTGGAGAGCGCCAGCTACGCCTACAGCATTCGGGGCTGGCTCACCGGGCAGAACGACCCGGCCAGCCCCGGCAGCAGCAGCTACGCGGAGGCGCTGCGCTACGACGTAAGGGGAAACATTGACACCATGGAGTGGTGTACCCCCACCGGGCCCACCGCTACCCTGCAGCGCTACGCCTTTACCTACGACGGGCTGAGCCGGCTCACCCGGGGCAGCTACAGCCAGCCCGCTACCGGCGGGCTGGGCGGCGCCTACGACGAGGCCCTCGCCTACGACCTGAACGGGAACATTACCGCCCTGAGCCGGTGGGCGCCCCAGA encodes the following:
- a CDS encoding DUF2851 family protein, with product MANEDLVKFIWKFRLFSESQLTTVSGKLLEIVSPGEENHNAGPDFFNAKIKLEGVLWAGNVEIHVDAIDWERHGHHRDGAYNNVILHVVVRNNYRAITLDGRELETLVVVPDSFLEERFWQLQYSDSKIPCTPFINRVNMLSVQSWLDTLAAERLQVRIREINLLAESLKGDWEEVFYRYVARSFGSSINALPFEMLAKQISYSLLRRYSNSLVQVEALLFGQAGFLEQCDINDTYAQLLVREFRYLQQKHNLVPIDVSLWKFAKTRPQNFPTIRIAQLAALVQQRFPMLGKMVGIQQLKEMQEAFRLTTSPYWNEHYSFKHTSRKQKKGLGSGMLHSIILNAAIPVLYAYGGKLGDDEIKERCLNMLEELQPEDNVITRMWEQLNIKALNALQSQAQLQLFKAYCKPKKCLYCRIGTAMLTKNR